In the Synergistaceae bacterium genome, GTCTGACTCTTTCACAATTAGGCCGTTAAGGTCGTCAGAGTCCTTCGTAATGCCGGCTGCTTCAAGTGCCTTAGTGTTGAGTAAAACTCTATGTCCGCAAAATGACATTAACACAGCAGGTTTATCGGGTACAATCGCGTCTATATCATGTCTTGTGAAGGGTCTAATAATGCCCTGCAAACCGCCGGAAAACCACGATCTATCCCAGCCGAGACCCCTAATGACAGGAGTATTTTTCTGCTCGTCGGCGTAAACTCTTAATTTTTCCTGAATCTGCTTTAACACGCTTTCTGGAGTGTCAGTCTTTGGATTCGGTACAATGTCGCCGAAACTGCATGTTCCGAATTTTTTTGCGGCATGTGCCAAATGCATGTGTGCGTCACCAAGACCGGGAATTATGCTTTTACCGTTGCAATCAATTATTTCTGTGTTATCGCCTATATATGATTTAAGGCCTGATTCATTGCCGACATATATAAATTTTCCGTCTTTGACAGCGAGTGCTTCGGCGTGAGTTTCTGTTCCGTCAAATGCAATAGAATAAATTTTTGCGTTCCTGTAGACTTTATCTGCAATTTGTGCCACTTGTTTATCTCCCCTTCTAGAAATTATTTGCTCATTCATAAAGCAAGAAAAAAACAGCCCTAATGTTGCTGGACTGTTCAAAAATTTTTATGCTTTATAGACTTCTTCGCCGTCTACGATGGTAGCGATTATTTTTGCCTGTGCGACTTTTTCTATATCGTCATGAAGGAAATCGCAATCAAACACTGTCATATTTGCGAGCTTGCCAAATTCAATTGATCCCATGCGGTGTTCTTGATGTAACTGATAGGCAACATTTATTGTCATTGCGCGCAGAGATTGTTCACGCGTTATAGCTTCCTTGATATTTCGCGGTTTGTCTGCGCCGTTTAATATTTCTTTCGGATAATGGCGTTTTTCGGCCAAGTAAATGCTGTATGGAATGCTTATAATCGGTGAAACTGGATAATCAGAATGAAAGACTACATTTGCGCCGGCATCATAAAATGATTTAATCGGGTAAGATTGATCCGATAATTCTTTACCGACATAATTAACTTCACTCTCATAATTGCCGGGTACTTGAGGTGTCCAAAGCGGAGGGACTGCCGGTATTGAACGAGTCGCGGCCATGCGGTTAATATCTTCATCCGTAACAAAATGAAGGTGTGCTAAGACATTACGTTGATCCATGTCGCCTGTAATTTTTTCTGCGTCCTCGATACAGCCTAACATAAAATGAGTTGCTCCGCCGCCCTCAGAGTGAACGTGCACGGACATTCCTTCTTTGTCTGCTTCAGTAATCAGCTCGACCATTTTATCATGATCGTTAAAGCGTTCTAAACCATGATAGCCGGGCTGGTCAAGATAATCTTGATTCTGCCATCCTGTATGAGCTTCTGTTACTCCGTCCAAAAAGGCTTTGGCACCTACAATATAAAAATATTCACCGCTTAAAGTGGCGCGCTGTTCTGCAATACGGGCGATTTCTGCTTTCGGGCTTGCAATATTGTCTAACACGTACATATATGCATAAGTTCGCAGCTTTAATTTTTTCTCTTGTTCTAGCTCGTAATAGGCTTTAGGCGTAACACTGTGTATAACTTCTGC is a window encoding:
- a CDS encoding amidohydrolase family protein, yielding MAQIADKVYRNAKIYSIAFDGTETHAEALAVKDGKFIYVGNESGLKSYIGDNTEIIDCNGKSIIPGLGDAHMHLAHAAKKFGTCSFGDIVPNPKTDTPESVLKQIQEKLRVYADEQKNTPVIRGLGWDRSWFSGGLQGIIRPFTRHDIDAIVPDKPAVLMSFCGHRVLLNTKALEAAGITKDSDDLNGLIVKESDGSPSGYIKEPVAYMPIINSIPDYDFTTNEHHDCMKKAFNILICLMKWDTRFYVIVSRPSRLMQNS
- a CDS encoding amidohydrolase family protein codes for the protein MTLKCWTTAKILYPGFLESHTHGHLAGLRFIGQANLKQAGLTDYAKYREIIKEFIAKNPQRDYYVAAGWMENNEYVSKAYLDEICSDKPLIMHSSGGHSMLLNTKALEVAGIDSEYAKNYGYDQVHVDSNGEPDGYICEAPVFELVPQLPTTIDDAKAYLLAWQDFALKCGFTAVADAGAEVIHSVTPKAYYELEQEKKLKLRTYAYMYVLDNIASPKAEIARIAEQRATLSGEYFYIVGAKAFLDGVTEAHTGWQNQDYLDQPGYHGLERFNDHDKMVELITEADKEGMSVHVHSEGGGATHFMLGCIEDAEKITGDMDQRNVLAHLHFVTDEDINRMAATRSIPAVPPLWTPQVPGNYESEVNYVGKELSDQSYPIKSFYDAGANVVFHSDYPVSPIISIPYSIYLAEKRHYPKEILNGADKPRNIKEAITREQSLRAMTINVAYQLHQEHRMGSIEFGKLANMTVFDCDFLHDDIEKVAQAKIIATIVDGEEVYKA